The Atribacterota bacterium genomic sequence CAGTAGACCATGTGTAGATACCATCATATATAGTTACCATATTCATACCCATCACTTCTGTTTCGGACCGAGATTTTAATATTTCTTCGTTGTTTACAATATCCTTTTTTTGATAAGTTGTTGATATAACTTCGAAAAACCCCGCATCCATCTGTTGAACAATGGTAATATCATCAATTCCCCTCATCTGTTTTTTATAACTTTCTTCCATCTGTTGAACAATAAAATTAATATTATTAGCAGAAACTACACTGGGAAATATAATCACAAGGGCAAAAAATACTAACATAATCTGAACTATTAAAATATTTTTTTTCATTCCATTTTCTCCTTTTATATTTTTTGTCTTTAATTATTTAAATATTACATTTTTATAAAATTATTTTTCTTCAAACAGAAGAGTTTATCAGTTTTTTACCATAATCTAATATTTTTTTAATCACTTTTAATTTGGCATTTCCTGGGACCAAAGATAGCTGTACCAATTCTAATCAGGTTAGCTCCTTCTTCAATAGCAACTTTATAGGAATTGGTCATTCCCATAGATAAATATTTCATATTAACTCTTTCTAATTCTAATCCTGCTAAATTATCAAAAATTTTTTTAACTCTTTTGAAATAGGGCCGAACCTTTTCCGGGTCTCCGGTAAGTGGACCCATGGTCATCAATCCTTCCAGACGTATATGAGATAAACTGGAAACATCTTTGGCCAACTCTTCCATATAAGCCTCAAAATCTTTATGTTCTGCCGGTTTTATCCCGTATTTAGTAAATTCACTTCCGATATTAATTTCAAGTAAAATCGGGACATAATCTTTCCCTGCCTTCTCAACCCTTTTATCAATTTCCCTGGCTGATTTAATTGAATCAACACTCTGGATTAAATCAAAAATAGGAAGAGCCTTATTGATTTTATTTTTTTGTAGATGACCAATCAAATGCCAGGTAACCTTTTTTGTCATTTCGGGATTTAATTTATTGATAATGTCTTCAGCTTCCTGAACATAATTTTCTCCAATGTCAGTTGCTCCTGCTTCTATCAGCTCCTCTATTTCTGCGGTTGTTCTTGTCTTGGCTGCTGCAATAATCCTGACATAAGAAGGTATCTCTGATCTGATTTTTTGATAATTCTCTTTAATACTCATTTAACAATTATCCCTATATTTAATATTTTTTACTGTGTATAACTGTGTATATAAAACATTATGCCTTAATTTATATTTATTTTCAATAAATAGCTTTTATATATTTTCAACTACATTAGCATATTATTATTTATTGCTCAAACAATAAAAAAAGAAGTCGGTAACCTGGCAGTCTTTTATATCTCCTTTAGACCCATGGCTTTGCGTCCTACCCTTTCGAGTAGTTTGCCTTTATCAACTTTAACTTTAATATTTAAGTAATGTAAATACTCCCTATTCTACTTTTTACTTTAAAATATATCTAATAATTGACTCCTCGGGGTAACTGTTTTGCCTGCTCAGTCCATTTTTGCACTTCCTTAAGTACAGGAACTCTCCTTACCAGATTCTTCTCTTCGTTTACTTCTTCCATTTTTTTCTGCAAATTTTCCGGTACCCTCTTTGATAGTTCAACTACTGTGTCTACACCGGCTGCTTCCAATAACTCGGAATATTGAGTGCTTATCCCTTTTATCCTGAAAAGATCAGCAAAGTTTACCCACTTTAAGATAACTTTTTCATTAATTCCTGTTTTAGCAGCTATCTCTCTTCTTCCGCCTGGTTCAGCACCCATTTTTAATAATTTTTCCACTGAACTGATTCCGGCTTTCTTTAATTTTTCAGCATTTACTTCTCCTACTCCCTCAATAGCAGTTATAGTTGCCATTTTTTCCTCCTTATAATTTTATTTGACAAAATTTTGTCCTTATTTGATTATAAATTATTTTAAGAGTTACTGTGATTCCCACAAAAGAGCTACTTTGATCCCAAAAATATCACTCTTTTTTGGCTTAATACTGATTGTATCTATAGTATAATTCTCAATCTCAAATTTTTCTGACATTTCCTCAATGTTCTCTTTTAATTCCTCTTCCAAACCCTTAATATCCTCTGTAAGCTTTTCAATCTTCTTCTTGACTAAATCAACATCCTTTTTTTGTTTCAAAACACGGCTGGCTTTATTTAATCCGGTTACACTGGCTCCTAATGTCCCTACCTTAGTCCTGCCCAGCAATGCCCCAAGTACGCTTGAACCAATGGATAAAGCACTCTGGGTAGTGGCAGCTTTAACATCAGCCTCTTCCTTTTCCAGCTTTTCCTGCAGTTTTGCATAATCTTTTTCCAGTTTTTCCTCTTTTTTGCTATATTTCTCTGTTAATTTCTCAACTGCTTTATCTTTTTCTTCTCTAATAATATCCATTAAGAGGGATTTAAAATCAGCCAGGTCTTCTTCCGGTTTGGATAAAAGTTTTAATTCTTTGCAGGTATATAACTCAACTCTTTTGGTATC encodes the following:
- a CDS encoding YggS family pyridoxal phosphate-dependent enzyme, with the translated sequence MSIKENYQKIRSEIPSYVRIIAAAKTRTTAEIEELIEAGATDIGENYVQEAEDIINKLNPEMTKKVTWHLIGHLQKNKINKALPIFDLIQSVDSIKSAREIDKRVEKAGKDYVPILLEINIGSEFTKYGIKPAEHKDFEAYMEELAKDVSSLSHIRLEGLMTMGPLTGDPEKVRPYFKRVKKIFDNLAGLELERVNMKYLSMGMTNSYKVAIEEGANLIRIGTAIFGPRKCQIKSD
- a CDS encoding DUF4332 domain-containing protein, translating into MATITAIEGVGEVNAEKLKKAGISSVEKLLKMGAEPGGRREIAAKTGINEKVILKWVNFADLFRIKGISTQYSELLEAAGVDTVVELSKRVPENLQKKMEEVNEEKNLVRRVPVLKEVQKWTEQAKQLPRGVNY